Proteins encoded by one window of Candidatus Sumerlaea chitinivorans:
- a CDS encoding N-Acetyl-D-glucosamine ABC transport system, sugar-binding protein has product MATAALLAGCEQKSDSPSPGKTLVRYARWGLPEEIRAEEGLLKVFEKENPDIQVKIEYCSWGEYWNKLQAQMAAGSAPDVFLLNGGYANDYAARGQLENLRPWLEKDTSVSLSAFYPQTVDIFQFDNGLWGMPRDCNTVAMYINKSLFEKFGVELPKPDWTWQDFLEKARKLTKDENGDGRNDIFGFNAGYDSMEVHWGYWVWQNGGQILNIERTKCLLNEPAAIEALEFYAGLVTKEKVAPDTAQSSTFGSNIFLTNRVAMSAEGSWMLKAFSEAQHFKWAIVPLPQGKKKAAPVNGLANAMYAKSKNKPAAWRLIKFFASRPYQELLARSGTSIPAMRAVAESEVYLDHKVEGKEYFLEQLKYARPLDFTRGFGKWEDAIRSELELVWLGKKDVAAAARDAAKKVDGILAQEQKHGTNK; this is encoded by the coding sequence TTGGCAACAGCGGCGCTGCTGGCGGGGTGTGAGCAAAAATCCGATTCGCCGTCCCCTGGGAAAACACTTGTCCGCTACGCACGCTGGGGGTTACCCGAAGAAATTCGGGCCGAAGAGGGGTTGCTAAAAGTTTTCGAGAAAGAGAACCCCGACATACAGGTGAAGATCGAGTACTGCTCGTGGGGTGAGTACTGGAACAAGCTGCAGGCCCAGATGGCTGCGGGAAGTGCGCCGGACGTTTTCTTACTCAATGGGGGTTACGCGAACGACTATGCTGCGCGCGGACAGCTGGAGAATCTTCGTCCGTGGCTGGAGAAAGACACAAGCGTATCGCTCTCGGCGTTTTACCCGCAAACGGTCGACATCTTTCAGTTCGACAACGGATTATGGGGCATGCCTCGGGACTGCAACACCGTCGCAATGTACATCAATAAATCGTTATTTGAGAAATTCGGGGTGGAGTTACCCAAGCCCGATTGGACGTGGCAGGATTTTCTGGAGAAAGCTCGCAAACTGACGAAGGATGAGAATGGCGATGGGCGCAACGATATTTTTGGCTTTAATGCCGGCTACGACTCTATGGAAGTACACTGGGGATATTGGGTGTGGCAAAATGGCGGGCAAATCCTGAACATCGAACGCACCAAATGCTTGCTGAACGAGCCAGCGGCGATTGAGGCCTTAGAGTTCTATGCTGGGCTTGTGACGAAAGAAAAAGTTGCACCTGACACCGCTCAAAGCTCCACCTTCGGGAGCAATATCTTCCTTACCAATCGCGTGGCAATGTCAGCAGAAGGTTCTTGGATGCTCAAAGCTTTCTCCGAAGCTCAGCATTTCAAATGGGCGATTGTTCCTCTCCCGCAAGGCAAGAAGAAAGCTGCACCCGTTAATGGCCTTGCCAATGCAATGTATGCAAAGTCGAAGAACAAGCCAGCAGCGTGGCGCCTGATAAAGTTCTTCGCGTCACGTCCATACCAAGAACTCTTGGCCCGCTCGGGCACGTCCATCCCTGCGATGCGTGCGGTCGCCGAGTCCGAGGTCTACCTCGATCACAAGGTTGAAGGCAAAGAATACTTCCTTGAGCAGCTGAAATACGCCCGCCCCCTGGATTTTACGCGGGGTTTTGGGAAGTGGGAAGACGCGATCCGCAGCGAGCTCGAACTCGTGTGGCTTGGCAAGAAGGACGTAGCGGCCGCAGCTCGTGATGCGGCGAAAAAGGTGGATGGAATTTTAGCGCAGGAACAAAAGCATGGGACCAACAAATAA
- a CDS encoding N-Acetyl-D-glucosamine ABC transport system, permease protein 1, producing MGPTNKRPHLRRGSPLARLERQWGLLLSGPFIAGLVFFFLGPILVALGLAFYRWDNLTPPAFVGLANWRRLFADALFWKALGNTLYFVVGTVPTGVVLSLVLALLVNVPLRGIGVFRTLYFTPVVTSTVAVALVWTWFYDSNYGVFNFLIERACQLVGLPAPKGIAWLNDPRTAMPAIMAMSVWKGLGYNMVIFLAALQNVPRELYEAASIDGANRIRQFWHVTLPGISPVLFFVVVTSLIGSFQVFDQVYIMARDGRPANSTLTLVYYLYQNAFRHLDMGYACTIGMALFTILGVITSFQMFTQKRWVHV from the coding sequence ATGGGACCAACAAATAAGCGACCTCATCTGAGGAGGGGCTCACCGCTTGCGCGACTGGAGCGACAGTGGGGTCTGTTGCTGAGTGGACCGTTCATTGCCGGGCTTGTCTTCTTCTTCCTCGGTCCCATCCTCGTTGCCCTTGGGTTAGCATTTTATCGGTGGGATAATCTCACTCCGCCGGCGTTCGTGGGACTGGCAAATTGGAGACGGCTGTTTGCTGATGCCCTGTTTTGGAAAGCTCTCGGCAATACGCTTTACTTCGTGGTAGGCACCGTTCCGACCGGCGTGGTATTGTCGCTTGTTCTGGCCTTACTGGTCAACGTACCACTTCGAGGCATAGGAGTGTTCCGCACTCTCTATTTCACGCCAGTGGTAACGTCTACGGTGGCGGTGGCCCTTGTTTGGACGTGGTTTTACGACAGCAATTATGGGGTGTTTAATTTCCTTATCGAACGCGCCTGCCAGCTCGTCGGTCTTCCTGCGCCAAAAGGGATTGCGTGGCTCAACGACCCGCGAACGGCAATGCCGGCGATCATGGCGATGAGCGTGTGGAAGGGGCTGGGCTATAATATGGTGATCTTCCTCGCAGCTCTGCAAAACGTTCCGCGCGAGCTCTATGAGGCAGCCTCGATTGACGGCGCCAATCGAATCCGCCAATTCTGGCACGTCACCCTTCCGGGTATCTCCCCCGTTCTCTTCTTTGTCGTGGTGACGTCACTCATCGGTTCGTTCCAAGTGTTTGATCAAGTCTACATCATGGCACGCGATGGCAGGCCAGCCAACAGTACACTTACCCTCGTCTACTACCTCTACCAAAATGCGTTCCGGCATCTCGACATGGGTTACGCCTGCACCATCGGAATGGCTTTGTTCACGATCCTTGGGGTAATCACCTCGTTTCAGATGTTCACGCAAAAACGGTGGGTGCACGTATGA
- a CDS encoding Type IV pilin PilA encodes MKQRRGFTLIELLIVVAIIAILAAIAVPNFLEAQTRSKVSRAKADLRSLATAVESYVVDNNKYMPFVVPVRGLLGELQIHLLTTPVAYISSIPNDVFQAGKPKLSTTCPYKNYDDYYGMIPRYFVYSTNTFLLNGQTGWTLRCMGPDLDFDLCGCPSDNDSAVPENGKYDPTNGTVSNGDILRAGGGITFFKQD; translated from the coding sequence ATGAAGCAACGTCGGGGCTTTACCCTTATCGAACTTCTGATCGTCGTCGCAATTATCGCGATCCTCGCGGCGATTGCTGTGCCGAACTTCCTTGAGGCGCAGACTCGTTCAAAGGTTAGTCGAGCCAAAGCTGACCTTCGGTCGCTTGCCACTGCGGTTGAGTCTTACGTGGTCGACAACAACAAGTACATGCCGTTTGTGGTGCCGGTTCGGGGCCTCTTGGGGGAACTTCAAATTCATCTGCTTACCACCCCTGTGGCGTACATCAGTTCCATACCCAACGACGTCTTTCAGGCTGGTAAACCGAAGCTGTCCACGACCTGCCCGTACAAGAACTACGACGACTACTACGGCATGATCCCACGCTACTTTGTCTACAGCACGAACACTTTTCTGCTAAACGGGCAGACAGGCTGGACACTGCGCTGTATGGGGCCGGATCTGGACTTTGATCTGTGTGGCTGCCCGTCGGACAACGACTCGGCAGTTCCGGAAAACGGCAAGTACGACCCAACGAACGGGACAGTGTCGAATGGCGACATACTCCGAGCGGGTGGCGGGATCACGTTCTTCAAACAGGACTGA
- a CDS encoding N-Acetyl-D-glucosamine ABC transport system, permease protein 2 produces the protein MKTKLHAYSSVGSRYVLLIAIALVMIFPFVWMVSTSVKTLEEAFVYPPQFLPRYLHIENYRRLFDAVPMLQFLYNSVKITGLTVLGVLLSCSMGAFALARLAFPGRSLLFGAMLVTLMVPWQTTLIPVFILFQKLGWKDTQYPLWVPAFFGNAFAVFFLRQFFLGIPRDLYEAALVDGLTPPGILFRIFVPLSKPALTTLGVFTFIASWNDLLGPLIYLDTLEKMPLTAGLSFLQTQYSSNWPMMMAGAVISILPVLLIFLMAQRVFIQGIATTGLKG, from the coding sequence ATGAAGACCAAACTTCATGCATACTCGTCTGTCGGCTCGCGCTACGTATTGCTGATCGCCATTGCGCTCGTGATGATCTTCCCGTTCGTGTGGATGGTGAGCACCTCCGTGAAAACCCTCGAGGAAGCTTTTGTGTATCCCCCGCAATTCTTACCGCGGTATCTTCATATCGAAAACTATCGTCGCCTTTTCGACGCTGTTCCAATGCTACAGTTTCTTTACAATAGCGTCAAGATCACTGGGCTAACCGTTTTGGGAGTGCTTTTGTCGTGTTCCATGGGCGCCTTTGCATTGGCTCGGCTGGCTTTTCCGGGTCGGAGTCTGCTCTTTGGAGCGATGCTCGTCACCCTGATGGTGCCTTGGCAAACCACCCTGATCCCCGTGTTTATCTTGTTTCAAAAATTGGGCTGGAAGGACACTCAATACCCGCTTTGGGTGCCGGCGTTCTTTGGCAACGCGTTTGCGGTCTTCTTTTTGCGGCAGTTTTTTCTTGGTATCCCCCGCGATCTCTACGAGGCGGCCCTTGTTGATGGCCTTACGCCCCCAGGAATCCTTTTTCGTATCTTCGTCCCACTCTCAAAGCCTGCCCTTACGACGTTAGGCGTGTTTACGTTCATCGCAAGCTGGAACGACCTCTTAGGTCCACTTATCTACTTGGATACCCTCGAAAAAATGCCCCTGACTGCAGGACTGAGTTTTCTTCAAACACAGTATAGCAGCAACTGGCCCATGATGATGGCTGGCGCCGTCATTTCGATTTTACCTGTTCTCCTGATCTTTTTGATGGCTCAACGCGTTTTCATCCAAGGCATCGCCACAACGGGGCTAAAAGGTTAA
- a CDS encoding UDP-glucose 4-epimerase: MDNFRTGRRENLEGLEVEIIEASVTDGSAVRDAVQGVDVVHHLAALVSVPESMEKPTETEHINVVGTICLLEAAAKAGVQRFVFSSTSAVYGNVEREKHSETDLPAPASPYAISKLAAEYYVMLADGRNGMRTVSLRYFNVFGPRQDPKSPYAAAVSIFTLRALRGEPLVIYGDGLQSRDFIFVEDIVAANLLAAEKGEGVYNVGRGERLSVYHLAEIIRDLTGSTSPIEYAPPRPGDVRHSCANSQRLRSLGWSPAVPLADGLAKTIEWMRDDFAMGGKLS, translated from the coding sequence TTGGACAATTTTCGAACGGGCAGACGGGAGAATCTTGAGGGGCTGGAAGTAGAAATCATCGAAGCGTCTGTGACCGATGGCTCCGCCGTTCGCGACGCTGTGCAAGGGGTCGACGTTGTCCATCACCTTGCCGCCCTCGTCAGCGTCCCAGAGAGCATGGAGAAACCGACCGAAACGGAACACATTAACGTGGTAGGGACAATCTGCCTACTCGAAGCGGCGGCCAAGGCGGGAGTTCAGCGGTTTGTATTTTCGTCCACATCGGCGGTCTATGGCAACGTAGAGCGCGAGAAGCACTCTGAGACCGATCTACCGGCTCCGGCAAGCCCCTACGCGATTAGCAAATTGGCAGCGGAGTATTACGTCATGCTTGCCGATGGCCGCAATGGGATGAGGACCGTTAGCCTTCGCTACTTCAACGTCTTTGGCCCACGACAAGATCCCAAATCGCCTTATGCGGCGGCTGTTTCCATTTTTACACTCCGTGCGTTGCGAGGTGAACCGTTAGTCATTTACGGCGACGGCCTCCAATCGCGAGATTTTATCTTTGTGGAGGACATTGTGGCGGCCAATCTTCTTGCAGCGGAAAAAGGAGAAGGAGTTTACAATGTGGGGCGCGGAGAGCGTCTGAGTGTGTATCACTTGGCGGAAATCATCCGAGACCTCACAGGTTCTACCTCGCCAATCGAGTACGCGCCGCCGCGTCCGGGGGATGTCAGACATTCTTGCGCGAATTCCCAGCGCCTCCGCTCGCTGGGCTGGTCGCCTGCGGTGCCTCTTGCGGACGGCTTGGCCAAAACCATTGAATGGATGAGAGACGATTTTGCAATGGGAGGGAAACTCTCATGA
- a CDS encoding Oxidoreductase, Gfo/Idh/MocA family has translation MKRHRIAVIGCGDMGSAHVRGFARLPNCEVVATVDPDPTALSRYGVTWEGTTVPPHFTDTGEMLRAVQPDACVVAVPDILHRPVTEQVLAAGCHVFLEKPIATTLEDCDAILAAAEGAGKILQIGLVYRYATLYRRMAEIAQSAGAPVSFMWCKELRQPFPQKPWFYSQQATGGTIVEKDCHHFDIFNWLIQSEPVCVVASGGQHVWKSGSVIRCDYCPDPPREIEHIDTVDHAMVIVEYANGARACLLLCIYLQPRNVMPEGLEIGAICMNGKQICAYADSRLGHGGAGEPWQIEEIDPVSDSEGLGHIGCQRQRREFLECLETGRRPFADGEVGRRSLIIALAAERSIQEQRPIKIEELR, from the coding sequence ATGAAGAGGCATCGCATCGCAGTCATCGGATGTGGCGACATGGGAAGCGCCCATGTTCGTGGGTTCGCACGACTTCCCAATTGTGAAGTTGTGGCGACGGTTGACCCGGATCCTACGGCGCTCAGCCGTTACGGAGTGACCTGGGAGGGGACAACCGTACCCCCGCATTTTACGGACACCGGCGAAATGCTGCGGGCAGTGCAACCGGACGCCTGCGTTGTGGCAGTGCCTGACATTCTTCACCGGCCAGTGACCGAACAGGTTCTGGCTGCTGGGTGCCACGTGTTTTTGGAAAAACCCATTGCCACAACGCTTGAGGACTGCGATGCGATCCTCGCAGCCGCCGAGGGGGCGGGGAAGATCCTGCAAATTGGTCTTGTTTATCGCTACGCAACGCTCTATCGGCGCATGGCGGAAATTGCACAATCTGCGGGTGCCCCCGTCTCCTTCATGTGGTGTAAAGAACTACGCCAGCCATTTCCGCAAAAGCCGTGGTTCTATTCACAGCAAGCCACAGGGGGCACGATCGTCGAGAAGGATTGCCATCACTTCGACATCTTTAACTGGCTTATCCAAAGTGAGCCTGTTTGCGTTGTTGCCAGCGGCGGTCAGCATGTATGGAAGTCGGGATCTGTGATCCGATGCGATTACTGCCCTGATCCCCCTCGCGAAATCGAACACATCGATACAGTCGACCACGCAATGGTCATCGTGGAATATGCCAATGGGGCGCGAGCCTGCCTGTTACTGTGCATCTACCTGCAACCGCGTAACGTGATGCCTGAAGGCCTGGAAATCGGAGCCATTTGCATGAACGGCAAGCAGATTTGTGCCTATGCAGACAGTCGCCTGGGCCACGGTGGAGCAGGGGAACCGTGGCAGATCGAGGAAATTGATCCCGTTTCGGACAGCGAGGGGCTCGGCCACATCGGATGCCAACGGCAACGCCGCGAGTTTCTCGAGTGCTTGGAGACGGGAAGACGGCCCTTCGCAGACGGTGAAGTGGGCCGCCGCTCGCTCATCATCGCATTGGCCGCCGAGCGCTCGATTCAAGAACAGAGACCTATCAAAATCGAGGAGTTACGGTAA